The genomic segment CAACGGCATTGAGTGGGACGCCAGTCGCTTGTCAGAGGGACTCCTCTTTGTCAAGAGCATCGACACGGCAATCCGTCCAGCTATTGACTTGAGCAAGAGCCCTGCAGATATCTATGACCTCCGTGGTCAACTTGTTCGTCAGCAGGCCACCAACCTCCGTGGACTTAAGCCTGGTGTTTATGTTATCGAGGGTTGCAAGGTCGTGATAAGATAAATTGTTAGTAAAGTATCAACAGAAGAAAGCCGCGAGCAATGTTGCTTGCGGCTTTCTTCTGTTTGTATGATGCATATTATGCTTCTTTCTTAGGTTCTCCTGCCTTCTTCTTTGGGGTAGCCTTCTTCTTTGGGGCAGCCTTCTTAGTAGCAGATTTCTTAGCTGCAGGAGCCTTCTTAGCAGCAGGCTTCTTCTCCTCTTTCTTAGGCACCTCCGTAGGCTGTAGCTTAGCCAACTTTGTTTTCAGACGTTCAATCTCTGTGTCCTTCATCTCAATCTCGTCACCCTGGTTCTTGATGGTTGTGAGCAGAGCGTTGAGCTCGTCATTCTCAATCTCTTGTGGATAGAGGGCGTTCACACGGTTGATGAAGTCGCCGAGGATGTTCATATAGTTGGTGAAAGCATCGAACGGTCCGCTGTAGATACCACGGTCCAGACCAACGTTTGAAGGCTTGGTGGTCATAAAGCGGAAGTTGTTTGAAGCCTGCAGGTAGTCCCAGTCCTGATTGATGCGAGGATCGTTTGCAATCAGCAGACGGTCGGCCACAGAATAAAGCTTCTGGAAAGCCTCGCGCTGCATAGCGTTGCCTAACCAGCATGAGCAGTCGCGTTCCTCGTCAACCCACGACAAGGTATCAGGCACGTTGATGGCACCCACACTCTTGGTCTTCATGCATATCTCCGTTGGTGTAGAGAACGTGATGCCCTTCTGCTTGGCACATACGGGCAGTGCATGCAGGAATTCAAGGATATTTGAACTGAGTGGCTGAGCAATGCCCAGGGCCGACAGCTCCATGAAGATATTGATAATCTGCTCTTCCTCAGGCAGGCGGGCAATGCGGTCGATATAGGCATCGGCAAACAGAGGATAACCCTCCCACTCGGCATTGTTGAAGCGCAGAGAGATGTCATCGCTCAACTCCACATCGCGCAACAGAAGCTTCAGTGAGGGAGCCATGTTGCAGTTGTATACATAGTGCGGACTCTTCCATCCCAATACGTGCTTGGCACCCTCTGTCAGCATGCCCTTGAAACCCAAAGCGGCAATCTGTGCGCCAATGTCATCGCTGTAGATGAGCGATGAGTTGCGAGCCACTGTAGGCTTCTTGCCGAAGTACTCCTCCATCTTGGCACACTGCTTCTTCATGTCGCGTGCAAAGGCGTCGGGGTTGGCCAATGACGACAGACCGTGACTATAGGGCTCAGCGAGGAACTCCACGCATCCCGTATCATTCAGTTCCTGAAGTTTTTCCAGCACCTGAGGTGCGTGCATCTCCAACTGCTCGATGCCAGTTCCCGAAAGCGAGAATGCCACTTTGAAGAACTTGCCGTTCTCCTTGATCATCTGCTGAAGCATGTTCAGTGCAGGCATGTAACTGCGCTCGGCAATGTCGCTGATGCTACGCTCGTTCTCGTAGTCGTCATAATAATAATGGTCTGTACCGATATCGAAGAAACGATAACGCTTCAGATGGATAATCTGATGTATCTCGAAATATAAACAAATCGTTTTCATAACCTTCAATTTTCAATTTTCAACTTTCAATTAATTACTATTCCCATCCTAAAGTTCTGCGGTAGAGTGTGCGAATCCAGCGGCCCACCTTCTCCCAGGTAATCTGGTCAACCTCTTTCTTACCCTCTTCCTTGAGGAAGTTGAAGAGAGAGTCATTGACGCAGATAGAGTAGATGGCGTCGGCCAGAGCGTGCACATCCCAGTAATCCACTTTGATACAGTTGTTCAGAATCTCGGCGCAGCCACTCTGTTTCGAGATGATCGAGGGAGTACCGCATTGCATGGCCTCCAGGGGCGAGATGCCAAAAGGCTCTGATACGGATGGCATCACATAGACGTCAGAGTTCTTCAAACACTCGTACACCTGCTTGCCGCGCATAAAGCCAGGGAAGTGGAAACGGTCGGCAATGCCGCGTTCGGCAGCGAGATAAATCATCTGGTCCATCATGTCGCCTGAGCCTGCCATGCAGAAGCGCACGTTACGAGTGCGGTGTAGCACCATGTTGGCAGCCTCGACGAAATACTCTGGGCCTTTCTGCATGGTGATACGTCCAAGGAAGGTAACGATCTTCTCTTTGCCAGTATGGTCAGGACGAGGAATGTCCTGATATTCCTGTGGCAGGGGATAGACGGCGTTGTGCACGGTGAAGCACTTACGTGGGTCCTGATGATACTGGTTGATGACTGTCTGACGAGTCAGCTCAGACACACACATGATACAGTCGGCGTTGTCCATACCGTTTTTCTCAATAGAATAGACGGTGGGGTTCACCTTGCCGCGACTGCGGTCGAAGTCGGTGGCATGCACATGGATGCACAATGGTTTGCCTGACACCTGCTTGGCATGGATGCCGGCAGGGAAAGTCAGCCAGTCGTGTGCGTGGATAATGTCAAATTCCTCAGTGCGGGCCACCACACCAGCAATAATCGAATAGTTATTGATCTCTTCGTGCAGGTTGCCAGGATAGCCTCCGGCAAACTCCATACATCCAAGATCGTTGACATGCATATAGTTGAAGTCAGCATAGATATGCTCACGACACTTATAGTAGTATTCCGGATCCATGATGTTGCCCACGCGCTGTTTTACATAGTCGTAGTTCACATCACGCCAGGCAATAGGTACAGCATTCATGGCCACGATACGGCATGCATGCTGACTCTCATCGCCAAAGGGGTGGGGCAGGCAGAGTACGGTTTCAATGTCACCCTGTGCTTTCAGTCCCTCTGAAATACCATAGTTAGCGGTGGCAAGTCCACCGAATACATGAGGAGGATACTCCCATCCAAACATTAATACTTTCATCGTCGGTCCTCCTTATTTCTGATATGAATACTTTTCAAGCAACTTCATGGTGCGCAGAATCTCGGCCACGTTCATGGCAAACGACATGGCACCTCGTCCGTGGAAGGGTGGGTTGCCGTCGAACAACTCAGAGATTGTGCCTAAGGCATGATAGTCCATCTCGTCCTCATAGCCCACCATCTGACGCTCAATGAAACTCAAGCGGCTGCGCTTATACAGTTTCAGACAGGCCTCCATATAGAAGCCGCCCAGCCAAGGCCATGCTGTGCCCTGATGATAGGCATAGTCGCGCTGAGTCTGCGGACCCACATACATGGGGTTGTAGCCACCGCTCTTAGGCGACAGCGAGCGTAGTCCCTTTGGCGTCAGTAGTTCGCGTGTGCAGATGTCAACCACGTTCTTCATTTGCTGTTGGTTCAGGGGCGAGTAGTCCAGTGCCACGGCAAAGATCTGGTTGGGGCGCACGCTCCAGTCCATCATGTTGCCGTCTACATAATCAAGCAGGTAGCCATATTCGTTGACGAACGTGTCAACAAACGACTTCTTGGTCTTGGCGGCCAACTCCTCCAGCATCTCGGCACCCTTTGTGTCGCCTTTCTCCGATGCCATTGACGCGCAGAACTTCACGGCGTTGTACCAAAGCGCGTTGAATTCCACGATATAGCCCGAACGAGGCACCACCGGCTTGCCATTGGCCTTGGAGTTCATCCATGTGATAGCCTTATCGCGACCGTTGGCATAGAGCAGTCCGTTGTCGTCCAGTCGGAGGTTAGGATGCTTGTCGTCCTTGATATAGATGATGATGTCCTGCAACAGCTTGCCATACTTCTCGAAGGCTTTGTCGCGACCTGCGTAGCGGGCGTACTGCTGTATGGCCCAAACGGCCCACAGAGGCACGTCAGGCTGATCCATCTCGTAAATCTTCACTGTCAGAGGCTTGCCTTCCATAAACTCGCGCAGACCACGCTCGGCGGTGTTCATCACCAATTCGAAGTAGTCCTGCTCGTCGATGGCCAGGGTCAAGCCAGGAAGCGATATGAAGGTATCGCGGGCACGGCACTTGAACCAAGGATAGCCGGCCAGCAGATAACGGGTGTCATCGGCCTCGCGGTTGTGGAATTGATGAGCAGCCGTAACCAGACAATGATAGAAATTATCGCGTGGTACACGGAGATCCAGTTCCTTTTGGAACATAGACTTTAGTGCGCTCGACTTTGATTGCGATGTTGAGGCGGCGAAGACAATGCTTTCGCCCTTCTTGATGGGCAACTCGAAATAACCAGGTACGTAGAGGTCCTCGTTCGAGGCATAGCCACGCTCTTGCTCCTTTGGATACTCGATGCCACGATACCAGTCGGGCTGGAAGATAAACTCGTTCTTCTTGTTGAACTGCATGAACAAATCGGGATAACCCTTATACATACAGGTGGAGATGCCGTTGTCCACAAGTTTATATTCGCGACTGGCAACGGAGTTTTCATGGGTGAACTGACGTACGGAACGGAATGCCAGGAACGGACGGAAACGCAGGGTAGTGGCAGAATGAGCCTCTTCCAGGGTGTAGCGAATCAGGATGCGATCCTCGTAGGCCTGAAAGATAGTCTCGCGCTTCAGAATAACGCCTCCCACACGATAGACGGTAGTAGGAATAAGGCTGGCATCGAATTCGCGGATGTACTTATGTCCTTTAGGACTAAAGTTGTTGCCTTGATATTTGTGGAGGCCCAGGTTGAATTCTGCTCCGTGCTGCACCACCGTACAGTCGAGTGACGACAGGAGCACGTGGTTCTCGTCGTCAATCTGGGGTACAGGCACAACTAGGAGGCCATGATACTTTCGCGTGTTACAGTCTACAAGTGTAGACGCGCTATAGGCACCGCCTCGGTTGGTTCGGAGCAATTCACGACGCAGACTCTCCTCCAGGTTTGTCATCACGGCTTTTTCGAATCGTAAATAACTCATAGTTCCTATCTTAAGGTTTTTATTGTTAATAATTTCACGTTTTAGATTTCTTTTCCAAAAGTACGA from the Prevotella sp. E15-22 genome contains:
- a CDS encoding glycoside hydrolase family 57 protein, whose protein sequence is MKTICLYFEIHQIIHLKRYRFFDIGTDHYYYDDYENERSISDIAERSYMPALNMLQQMIKENGKFFKVAFSLSGTGIEQLEMHAPQVLEKLQELNDTGCVEFLAEPYSHGLSSLANPDAFARDMKKQCAKMEEYFGKKPTVARNSSLIYSDDIGAQIAALGFKGMLTEGAKHVLGWKSPHYVYNCNMAPSLKLLLRDVELSDDISLRFNNAEWEGYPLFADAYIDRIARLPEEEQIINIFMELSALGIAQPLSSNILEFLHALPVCAKQKGITFSTPTEICMKTKSVGAINVPDTLSWVDEERDCSCWLGNAMQREAFQKLYSVADRLLIANDPRINQDWDYLQASNNFRFMTTKPSNVGLDRGIYSGPFDAFTNYMNILGDFINRVNALYPQEIENDELNALLTTIKNQGDEIEMKDTEIERLKTKLAKLQPTEVPKKEEKKPAAKKAPAAKKSATKKAAPKKKATPKKKAGEPKKEA
- a CDS encoding glycogen debranching enzyme N-terminal domain-containing protein encodes the protein MSYLRFEKAVMTNLEESLRRELLRTNRGGAYSASTLVDCNTRKYHGLLVVPVPQIDDENHVLLSSLDCTVVQHGAEFNLGLHKYQGNNFSPKGHKYIREFDASLIPTTVYRVGGVILKRETIFQAYEDRILIRYTLEEAHSATTLRFRPFLAFRSVRQFTHENSVASREYKLVDNGISTCMYKGYPDLFMQFNKKNEFIFQPDWYRGIEYPKEQERGYASNEDLYVPGYFELPIKKGESIVFAASTSQSKSSALKSMFQKELDLRVPRDNFYHCLVTAAHQFHNREADDTRYLLAGYPWFKCRARDTFISLPGLTLAIDEQDYFELVMNTAERGLREFMEGKPLTVKIYEMDQPDVPLWAVWAIQQYARYAGRDKAFEKYGKLLQDIIIYIKDDKHPNLRLDDNGLLYANGRDKAITWMNSKANGKPVVPRSGYIVEFNALWYNAVKFCASMASEKGDTKGAEMLEELAAKTKKSFVDTFVNEYGYLLDYVDGNMMDWSVRPNQIFAVALDYSPLNQQQMKNVVDICTRELLTPKGLRSLSPKSGGYNPMYVGPQTQRDYAYHQGTAWPWLGGFYMEACLKLYKRSRLSFIERQMVGYEDEMDYHALGTISELFDGNPPFHGRGAMSFAMNVAEILRTMKLLEKYSYQK
- a CDS encoding glycosyltransferase family 4 protein, which encodes MKVLMFGWEYPPHVFGGLATANYGISEGLKAQGDIETVLCLPHPFGDESQHACRIVAMNAVPIAWRDVNYDYVKQRVGNIMDPEYYYKCREHIYADFNYMHVNDLGCMEFAGGYPGNLHEEINNYSIIAGVVARTEEFDIIHAHDWLTFPAGIHAKQVSGKPLCIHVHATDFDRSRGKVNPTVYSIEKNGMDNADCIMCVSELTRQTVINQYHQDPRKCFTVHNAVYPLPQEYQDIPRPDHTGKEKIVTFLGRITMQKGPEYFVEAANMVLHRTRNVRFCMAGSGDMMDQMIYLAAERGIADRFHFPGFMRGKQVYECLKNSDVYVMPSVSEPFGISPLEAMQCGTPSIISKQSGCAEILNNCIKVDYWDVHALADAIYSICVNDSLFNFLKEEGKKEVDQITWEKVGRWIRTLYRRTLGWE